A portion of the Mesobacillus sp. AQ2 genome contains these proteins:
- a CDS encoding methionine ABC transporter permease, protein MLLDNLIALLPELNKAFFETIYMVGISILVSIIVGLPTGVLLFVTDKGLFLENQLFKTIAGFIVNMIRSVPFIILLIALLPLANLIAGTTIGPTAASVSLSVAAIPFFARIVEQSLREIDKGVIEAAVATGATPWMIIKDVLIPEAKPGIVQGITITIISLVAYSAMAGIVGGGGVGDLAIRFGYYRYDNTIMITTVIILICLVQLIQFGGDRIAKLVDKR, encoded by the coding sequence ATGCTGCTTGATAACCTGATCGCACTGCTGCCGGAACTGAATAAAGCATTCTTTGAAACAATTTATATGGTCGGCATCTCCATCCTTGTCTCGATCATTGTTGGGCTGCCGACAGGTGTTCTTCTTTTTGTCACCGATAAAGGCCTGTTCCTGGAGAACCAGCTTTTTAAAACTATTGCTGGTTTTATCGTCAATATGATCCGCTCGGTTCCGTTCATCATCCTGTTGATCGCACTGCTGCCGCTGGCGAATTTAATCGCCGGCACGACAATCGGGCCGACTGCGGCATCTGTTTCATTATCTGTCGCGGCGATTCCGTTCTTTGCGAGAATCGTAGAGCAAAGCTTGCGCGAAATTGATAAAGGGGTCATCGAGGCAGCGGTGGCCACCGGAGCGACTCCGTGGATGATCATCAAGGATGTCCTCATTCCAGAGGCAAAGCCTGGAATCGTCCAGGGTATCACCATCACGATCATCAGCCTTGTAGCATACTCGGCAATGGCCGGGATCGTTGGCGGCGGCGGAGTCGGTGACCTGGCAATCCGCTTCGGTTATTACCGGTACGACAATACCATCATGATTACGACGGTTATTATCCTGATATGCCTTGTCCAGCTGATTCAGTTTGGCGGCGA
- a CDS encoding methionine ABC transporter ATP-binding protein, whose translation MIEVKNLVKVYDTKKGSVTGVDDVSLKVEKGEIYGIVGYSGAGKSSLLRCLNLLEKPTSGEVFIEGVELTSLGKGDLRKSRLKIGMIFQHFHLVSAKTVSENITFALKAAGTPKTEINERVLELLHMVGLSDKKDVYPAQLSGGQKQRVGIARALANNPSVLLCDEATSALDPSTTRSILSLLKKINRELGITIVLITHEMEVVKTICDRMAVMQDGKIIEEGNVYDVFANPQEPLTKDFVNSILQFELPERLMKEREGKLIKIYFQGEIAEQGVISDVFQKFKVRGNILHGKIEYIQEIPLGIFIMEVSGETLEIDRAIEYIAARTRNLEVIEDAA comes from the coding sequence ATGATTGAAGTGAAGAATCTGGTCAAGGTATATGACACGAAAAAGGGATCGGTGACAGGCGTTGACGATGTTTCGTTAAAAGTAGAAAAGGGCGAAATTTACGGGATTGTCGGATACAGCGGCGCAGGCAAAAGTTCTTTGCTTAGATGCCTGAACCTCCTTGAGAAGCCGACATCGGGAGAGGTTTTTATTGAGGGTGTGGAGCTAACCTCTTTAGGCAAGGGCGATTTAAGGAAATCCCGGTTGAAAATCGGGATGATTTTTCAGCATTTCCATCTTGTAAGTGCAAAGACAGTCAGCGAAAATATCACTTTTGCGCTAAAAGCTGCCGGCACTCCGAAAACAGAGATAAATGAGAGAGTGCTAGAGCTTTTACATATGGTGGGCCTTTCCGACAAGAAAGACGTCTATCCTGCACAGCTGTCCGGCGGCCAGAAACAGCGTGTTGGCATAGCCAGGGCGCTGGCGAATAATCCATCCGTCCTGCTCTGCGATGAAGCAACCTCTGCTCTTGACCCAAGCACGACCCGCTCTATTTTATCTTTACTAAAAAAGATTAATAGAGAGTTAGGAATCACAATCGTGCTTATAACGCATGAAATGGAAGTGGTCAAGACGATTTGTGACCGAATGGCTGTGATGCAAGATGGAAAAATCATTGAAGAGGGAAATGTCTACGATGTTTTTGCCAATCCACAGGAGCCGCTGACAAAGGATTTCGTCAACTCCATCCTACAATTCGAATTGCCGGAAAGACTGATGAAGGAGCGGGAAGGCAAATTGATCAAGATTTATTTCCAGGGCGAGATTGCCGAGCAGGGGGTCATCTCGGATGTATTCCAGAAATTCAAGGTGAGGGGAAACATCCTTCACGGCAAAATCGAGTATATTCAGGAAATCCCACTAGGGATTTTCATTATGGAAGTTTCGGGCGAGACACTTGAAATCGACCGGGCCATTGAATACATCGCAGCAAGGACAAGAAATCTGGAGGTGATTGAAGATGCTGCTTGA